One window of the Eucalyptus grandis isolate ANBG69807.140 chromosome 8, ASM1654582v1, whole genome shotgun sequence genome contains the following:
- the LOC104456564 gene encoding GDSL esterase/lipase At4g28780, whose protein sequence is MLSSIMSSPRLSSVIASLVVLSISIAALPPRAEAARAFFVFGDSLVDSGNNNYLVTTARADSPPNGIDYPTHRPTGRFSNGLNLPDIISEQIGSEPTLPYLSPELNGEKLLVGANFASAGIGILNDTGVQFVTIIRMFQQFANFQVYQARLSALIGADQARQRVNEALVLMTLGGNDFVNNYFLTPLSPRRREFNLQAFSDYLISEYRNILRRLYDLGARRVLVTGTGPLGCVPAELASQGSLNGECVAEPQQAAAIFNPALVRMVQGLNQELGSDVFIAANAFQMNMDFISDPQRYGFITSKVACCGQGAYNGVGICNPLSNLCPDRNVYAFWDPFHPTERATRLIAQMILSGPADYMSPMNLSTIMALDSKI, encoded by the exons ATGTTGTCCTCCATCATGTCTAGCCCTCGGCTTAGTTCAGTGATTGCTTCCCTGGTCGTGCTATCCATCAGCATTGCCGCCCTGCCACCTCGAGCGGAAGCGGCCCGAGCTTTCTTCGTGTTCGGGGACTCTCTCGTCGATAGCGGCAACAACAACTACCTGGTCACCACTGCTCGCGCCGACTCCCCGCCGAACGGCATCGATTACCCGACACACCGCCCGACCGGCCGCTTCTCCAACGGCCTCAATTTACCCGACATTATCA GTGAGCAAATTGGTTCGGAGCCAACGCTGCCATACTTGAGCCCGGAGCTCAACGGGGAGAAGCTACTCGTCGGCGCCAACTTCGCATCCGCTGGGATCGGGATCCTCAATGACACCGGCGTTCAGTTT GTCACCATAATAAGGATGTTCCAGCAGTTCGCGAATTTCCAGGTGTATCAAGCAAGGCTGAGTGCGCTGATCGGAGCTGATCAGGCGCGGCAGCGGGTGAACGAGGCACTGGTGCTGATGACCCTCGGCGGCAATGACTTCGTCAACAACTACTTCCTCACCCCCTTATCGCCGAGGCGGCGCGAGTTCAACCTCCAAGCCTTCTCCGACTACCTCATCTCCGAGTACAGAAATATCCTCCGG AGGCTGTACGACTTGGGAGCCCGCCGAGTGCTGGTGACGGGAACCGGGCCGTTGGGCTGTGTTCCGGCTGAGTTAGCCTCGCAAGGGAGCCTGAACGGCGAGTGCGTGGCGGAGCCCCAGCAAGCCGCCGCCATATTCAACCCGGCACTCGTCCGGATGGTCCAAGGACTGAACCAGGAGCTTGGATCCGACGTCTTCATCGCCGCTAACGCGTTCCAGATGAACATGGACTTCATCAGCGACCCCCAGCGATACG GTTTCATCACATCAAAAGTGGCATGCTGCGGACAAGGGGCTTACAACGGGGTAGGAATATGTAATCCCCTATCGAACTTGTGCCCTGACCGGAACGTGTACGCGTTCTGGGACCCGTTCCACCCGACCGAGCGCGCGACCCGGCTCATCGCCCAAATGATCCTGAGTGGCCCGGCCGACTACATGAGCCCCATGAACCTGAGCACGATTATGGCCTTGGACTCCAAGATCTGA